A genome region from Jeotgalibacillus aurantiacus includes the following:
- the nhaC gene encoding Na+/H+ antiporter NhaC, with amino-acid sequence MEKIKGAMTPTLGEAIGLIAVIIGVMSVSMIGFGAVPHIPMIGSIIILFIYGLVKRVPFKQMQTGLAEGTASGINAVFLFLFIGLLISALLISGAIPTLMFYGLAMAELPFYFAIVFAVTSIIGISIGSSLTTAATLGVVFISISSALDVSLAITAGAVVSGAFFGDKMSPLSDTTNLASTVVGVDLFEHIKNMSWTTVPAFIISIVMFMILSPGRSAATSEIELIRSALEQSNLIHLYSLLPIILLFILALRKVPALLSLIMTSLFSIALSYIHTSTPAEQLFGILFSGYSADTGNEAVNSLLSRGGLESMFFTISLVLLALGLGGMLFKTGIIQKMFSTIRSDGNQGKVLLQAGTTAVGTNVLVGEQYLSILLTGETFAKRVDESGLKRKNLSRVLEDAGTVINPLVPWGVCGVFLTDVLGVATLDYLPFAFFCLICPLLTIVFSVTGWTLTKAD; translated from the coding sequence ATGGAGAAAATTAAAGGTGCAATGACACCAACACTTGGAGAAGCAATAGGATTGATTGCAGTTATTATAGGAGTGATGTCAGTTTCAATGATCGGATTTGGGGCGGTTCCACACATACCGATGATTGGATCTATCATCATCTTATTCATATATGGATTAGTTAAGAGAGTACCGTTTAAGCAAATGCAAACAGGGTTGGCTGAAGGTACTGCCTCGGGAATTAATGCTGTCTTTCTCTTTCTTTTTATCGGGTTACTGATTAGCGCTTTATTAATTTCAGGTGCAATTCCTACGTTAATGTTTTACGGCCTTGCCATGGCAGAATTGCCTTTTTATTTTGCCATTGTATTTGCCGTTACTTCTATCATTGGAATTAGTATTGGAAGCTCGTTAACGACAGCTGCAACACTTGGCGTTGTATTTATCAGCATTTCTTCTGCGCTGGATGTCTCGCTTGCCATTACAGCAGGTGCAGTTGTGTCAGGTGCATTTTTCGGGGACAAAATGTCACCATTATCTGATACGACCAACCTTGCTTCAACGGTAGTGGGAGTTGATCTGTTTGAACACATTAAAAATATGTCATGGACAACGGTACCTGCTTTTATCATTTCTATTGTCATGTTTATGATTCTTTCTCCCGGACGATCAGCTGCAACGAGTGAAATTGAGCTGATCAGAAGTGCCCTGGAGCAGTCCAATCTGATCCATCTATACAGTTTGTTGCCGATTATTCTGCTGTTTATTCTGGCTCTTCGGAAGGTGCCTGCACTGTTATCTCTGATCATGACAAGCCTTTTCAGTATCGCACTTTCTTATATTCATACCTCAACTCCCGCTGAACAGCTTTTCGGCATTTTGTTCTCAGGCTATTCTGCAGATACGGGAAATGAAGCTGTTAACTCATTGCTTTCAAGGGGCGGACTGGAGTCTATGTTCTTTACAATTTCACTTGTTCTGTTAGCACTTGGCCTGGGTGGAATGCTATTTAAAACGGGTATTATCCAAAAAATGTTTTCAACCATCCGCTCAGATGGAAACCAGGGAAAGGTTCTGCTGCAGGCGGGTACAACAGCTGTTGGCACAAATGTGCTTGTAGGAGAGCAGTATTTATCCATCCTTTTAACAGGTGAAACATTTGCCAAAAGAGTGGATGAATCGGGACTGAAACGAAAAAATCTTTCAAGAGTACTGGAAGATGCGGGTACGGTCATTAATCCGCTTGTACCATGGGGTGTTTGCGGTGTGTTTTTAACAGATGTTCTCGGAGTGGCGACATTGGATTATCTTCCGTTTGCCTTCTTTTGTTTGATCTGTCCGCTGCTGACAATCGTGTTCAGTGTAACAGGCTGGACCCTGACAAAAGCTGATTAA
- a CDS encoding peptide chain release factor 3: MTLKEEVLSRRTFAIISHPDAGKTTLTEQLLLFGGAIRAAGTVKGKKSGKFATSDWMEIEKQRGISVTSSVMQFDYNGKRINILDTPGHQDFSEDTYRTLMAVDSAVMIIDAAKGIEAQTLKLFKVCKMRGIPIFTFVNKLDRQGREPLEIMEELEEVLGIESYAMNWPIGMGKEFLGIYDRHHHRIEQFRTDEADRFLPLNEEGELEGDHTIKESSLYDQALEDIMLLNEAGNEFTEERLANGEVTPVFFGSALTNFGVQTFLETYLEFAPSPQPRETDIGSIDPVSEEFSGFIFKIQANMNPAHRDRIAFLRICSGQFERGMPVQLSRTGKTIKLSSSTSFLADDRNTVDNAVSGDIIGIHDTGNYQIGDTLTGGKRSYQFEKLPQFTPELFMRVTAKNVMKQKHFHKGINQLVQEGAIQLYRTLRTEEVILGAVGHLQFEVFEHRMKNEYNTDVMMENIGSKMARWIENEEDIKDSMSSQRSLLVKDRYDKLVFLFENDFAMRWFSDKHPEIKLYSLL; the protein is encoded by the coding sequence ATGACATTAAAAGAAGAAGTTTTATCCAGAAGGACTTTCGCGATTATTTCTCACCCGGATGCAGGGAAAACGACATTAACTGAGCAGCTTCTATTGTTTGGTGGAGCCATCAGGGCAGCGGGAACAGTAAAAGGGAAAAAGTCAGGAAAGTTTGCCACTTCCGACTGGATGGAGATAGAAAAGCAGCGTGGCATTTCAGTAACATCATCTGTCATGCAGTTTGATTATAATGGAAAAAGAATTAATATCCTTGATACACCCGGACACCAGGATTTCAGTGAGGATACGTATCGTACTCTAATGGCGGTTGACAGTGCTGTCATGATTATTGATGCAGCAAAAGGGATTGAAGCACAAACACTGAAGCTTTTCAAAGTATGTAAAATGCGTGGTATTCCGATTTTTACATTTGTCAATAAGCTTGACCGTCAGGGAAGAGAGCCGCTTGAGATTATGGAAGAGCTTGAAGAAGTCTTAGGAATTGAATCATATGCGATGAATTGGCCGATTGGAATGGGGAAAGAGTTTTTAGGCATTTACGATCGTCATCATCACCGTATTGAACAGTTCCGAACGGATGAAGCAGATCGTTTTCTTCCATTAAACGAAGAAGGTGAACTCGAAGGAGATCATACCATTAAAGAATCTTCATTATATGATCAGGCACTTGAGGATATAATGCTGCTAAATGAGGCTGGTAATGAATTCACGGAAGAAAGACTTGCCAATGGCGAAGTAACACCGGTGTTTTTCGGGAGTGCCCTCACAAATTTCGGTGTTCAGACATTTCTGGAAACCTACCTTGAATTTGCCCCGTCACCGCAGCCGCGTGAAACAGATATCGGCAGCATAGATCCTGTCAGTGAAGAATTTTCAGGTTTCATCTTTAAAATTCAGGCAAACATGAACCCTGCCCACCGTGACCGGATTGCTTTCCTTCGTATCTGCTCCGGCCAGTTCGAAAGAGGAATGCCTGTCCAGCTTAGCCGGACAGGAAAAACGATTAAACTGAGCTCATCCACATCATTTCTGGCAGATGACCGGAACACAGTCGATAATGCAGTAAGCGGAGATATTATCGGTATTCATGACACCGGAAACTACCAGATCGGTGATACGCTGACCGGCGGTAAAAGAAGCTATCAGTTCGAAAAGCTTCCTCAGTTCACTCCTGAACTCTTCATGAGGGTAACGGCGAAAAACGTGATGAAGCAAAAACATTTTCATAAAGGAATCAATCAGCTCGTTCAGGAAGGTGCCATCCAGCTCTACCGCACACTCAGAACAGAAGAAGTGATCTTGGGAGCAGTCGGTCACCTCCAGTTCGAAGTTTTCGAACACCGCATGAAAAATGAATACAACACGGATGTTATGATGGAAAACATCGGATCAAAGATGGCAAGGTGGATTGAAAACGAAGAAGACATTAAAGACTCCATGTCATCTCAAAGAAGCCTGCTCGTAAAAGACCGCTACGACAAACTCGTCTTCCTTTTCGAAAACGACTTCGCCATGAGATGGTTCTCAGACAAACACCCGGAAATCAAATTATACAGCCTGCTTTAA
- a CDS encoding EAL domain-containing protein: MKSQCVHCGVSVSFDDKGTFYVKANESEISRLSFDFDHDKGIFYRDYTSLKEIEMILAEMEEKLDAEIQCGVSSNGHLTRFMPMHLFSVRLRHRNTVHFIQHGKMVSHLQPIMDIKNGELYGYESLLRADKNENPISPYELFQVANAAEMHSLLDQRAREEAIKARKDKIDPGVKSFINFLPSTIYNPEFCLRHTFQIVNKYHVDPRDLVFEVVETEKIKDVDHLKKVFQTYKREGMKVALDDVGAGFSTIEMLEMLEPDYVKIDRSYVSFCDQDHQKQDFLHRVYQTSEQLGIKVLAEGMERNEELEVCKKIGFDLGQGYLIGKPSEKAIIPELKKPFAS; this comes from the coding sequence ATGAAATCACAATGCGTTCACTGTGGAGTATCTGTCAGCTTTGATGACAAAGGAACTTTTTACGTTAAGGCTAATGAAAGTGAGATCTCAAGACTGAGCTTCGACTTTGATCATGATAAAGGTATTTTTTACCGCGACTATACAAGCCTGAAGGAAATAGAAATGATACTCGCAGAAATGGAAGAGAAGCTTGACGCTGAAATTCAATGTGGCGTTTCAAGCAATGGTCATCTTACACGCTTTATGCCTATGCACTTATTTTCAGTAAGGCTGAGACATAGAAATACAGTACATTTCATTCAGCATGGCAAAATGGTCAGCCATCTGCAGCCAATTATGGATATTAAAAATGGAGAGCTGTATGGCTATGAATCACTGCTGCGTGCTGATAAAAATGAAAATCCTATATCTCCTTACGAGCTGTTTCAGGTGGCAAACGCCGCTGAAATGCATTCACTCCTGGATCAAAGAGCAAGAGAAGAAGCCATTAAGGCAAGAAAAGACAAAATTGACCCTGGCGTAAAGAGCTTTATCAACTTTCTGCCGTCAACCATTTATAACCCTGAATTCTGCCTCCGCCACACGTTTCAGATCGTCAATAAATATCATGTGGATCCGAGAGATCTTGTTTTTGAAGTGGTAGAAACAGAAAAAATCAAAGATGTCGATCATTTAAAGAAAGTTTTTCAGACTTATAAACGTGAAGGAATGAAAGTAGCGCTTGACGATGTTGGAGCCGGCTTTTCAACAATCGAAATGTTAGAGATGCTGGAACCTGATTATGTGAAAATTGACCGGTCATACGTTTCATTCTGTGATCAGGATCATCAGAAGCAGGATTTTCTTCACCGTGTGTACCAAACTTCTGAACAACTTGGTATAAAGGTGCTTGCTGAAGGCATGGAAAGAAATGAAGAACTGGAAGTGTGTAAAAAAATCGGTTTTGATCTCGGGCAGGGTTACCTGATCGGAAAGCCTTCAGAAAAAGCGATCATACCGGAGCTTAAAAAACCGTTTGCATCCTAA
- a CDS encoding efflux RND transporter permease subunit codes for MNLSQFSIKRPVFTIVTMLLVILLGTISLTRIPIKLIPDISPPVAVVVTSYPGAGPTEVLEKVTKPIESQVALLPGLKNVSSTSEEGSNLVFLEFDFATDIDEIESDIQQAVSQVEVPEGANDPRVLKFDPSQFPVIQLSLRSSDTETDIRELAEELELELTRTEGVASVDISNSLAEEVRIQLDQDQLQEFGLSQNDVLQTIQSNNVSFPGDPVETDGKNLTTRILSTLTSVEDIEALPITVDPVSGEDITVADVAEVTFGEAEQNVITRANDEQAVLISVLQESDANTADVSTAFKESLDELLAEDRYESITADVLFDQGDYIQLAIGNIGNSLIVGGLFAMIVLFLFLRNVKSPIIIGVAIPYSVIVTFVLMFFSDFSLNIFTLGALALGIGMLVDNSIVVLENIYRHLSMKKEPKTAAADGAKEVAGAITASTLTTVAVFVPVVFIEGLIGDLFTEFALTISFSLFASLVVALTVVPMLASKLLKEPKENLEKIRRESGFLRRFNETVKWSLRKRWIPILIMIGLLGVGGYGISTVGTQFLPATDEGFFSIRVNLENGTAIEETERVVAAIEEELRQEESIDVYVSQIGQTQQGSFDGGADGSIADISVKMVPLGERDLSVFQLIENITDDIEDAALAVNETAEVSASLQTATGTSPQTLSFDVRDTDESRLDESVARIEEALLEMDAITEVETDLEDTVEEVQLEINRDEAREYGFVPAQIAQEVNAVTRGTLATQIITDDSQVYSVFIQYEEEIANTLEGLEQLALRAPSGQFVELQELADITIAEGPVSIQRIDQQSAVGFTATYTSATNLGAISTEVDEVIADLDLPEETEVVFGGDRELLEDSINDMLLAVVLAIVLVYFVMAAQFESFKYPFVIMFTVPLSVIGVAIALFVTQTPVSVTAIIGLLVLSGIVVNNGIVLVDYINQRKASGMSSYDAIVTSVRDRARPILMTALTTILGLVPLAAGIGEGTEINQPMAITVIGGLISSTFLTLYIVPIVYSFVDKETRRMNKKNKTAPNTTTE; via the coding sequence TTGAATCTAAGTCAATTTTCAATTAAGCGGCCGGTGTTCACCATTGTCACAATGCTGCTTGTTATTTTACTGGGAACCATCTCTCTTACAAGGATCCCAATTAAACTGATCCCGGACATCAGTCCGCCTGTTGCGGTGGTCGTAACCTCATATCCAGGGGCTGGACCGACAGAGGTACTTGAAAAAGTAACGAAGCCGATTGAGTCACAGGTCGCGCTGCTGCCGGGTCTAAAAAATGTTTCATCTACATCTGAAGAAGGATCAAATCTGGTCTTTTTGGAATTTGACTTTGCAACGGATATAGATGAGATCGAAAGTGATATCCAGCAGGCTGTCTCTCAGGTAGAGGTGCCTGAAGGAGCAAATGATCCGCGGGTGCTGAAATTTGATCCATCTCAGTTTCCGGTCATTCAGCTCAGCCTTCGTTCTTCTGATACTGAAACAGATATCAGAGAGCTTGCTGAAGAACTTGAACTTGAGTTGACCAGAACAGAAGGTGTCGCAAGTGTAGACATTTCCAATTCACTTGCAGAAGAAGTCCGCATTCAGCTCGATCAGGATCAGCTGCAGGAATTCGGTCTTTCACAAAACGATGTTCTGCAAACGATTCAATCAAATAATGTATCCTTCCCGGGAGATCCCGTTGAAACAGACGGTAAAAATCTCACTACCCGTATATTAAGTACGTTGACGTCTGTTGAGGATATTGAAGCATTGCCTATTACCGTAGATCCGGTTTCCGGTGAAGATATCACGGTCGCTGATGTTGCGGAAGTGACGTTTGGTGAGGCGGAGCAGAACGTGATTACACGGGCCAATGATGAACAGGCTGTTTTGATCAGCGTACTGCAGGAATCAGATGCAAATACAGCTGACGTGTCCACAGCTTTTAAGGAATCACTGGATGAATTACTTGCTGAAGACCGATATGAATCAATCACAGCAGATGTGTTGTTTGACCAGGGGGATTATATACAGCTGGCAATCGGCAACATCGGAAATTCACTGATTGTCGGTGGACTGTTTGCCATGATTGTCCTGTTTCTTTTTTTAAGAAATGTAAAAAGTCCAATCATTATCGGGGTTGCGATTCCTTATTCAGTAATCGTAACGTTTGTGCTGATGTTTTTCTCTGACTTTTCATTGAACATCTTTACACTAGGTGCATTAGCACTCGGAATCGGGATGCTTGTCGATAACTCTATTGTTGTACTTGAAAACATTTACAGGCACCTGTCAATGAAAAAAGAACCTAAAACAGCAGCTGCTGATGGAGCGAAAGAGGTTGCAGGTGCCATTACGGCATCTACCTTGACGACAGTGGCAGTTTTTGTGCCGGTTGTCTTCATTGAAGGATTGATCGGAGATCTGTTCACTGAGTTCGCATTGACCATTTCATTCAGTTTATTTGCTTCACTGGTTGTGGCATTGACCGTTGTACCGATGCTTGCGAGTAAGCTGCTTAAGGAACCAAAGGAAAACCTGGAGAAAATCCGCAGGGAATCCGGTTTTCTGAGAAGATTCAATGAAACGGTCAAATGGTCTTTACGTAAACGCTGGATTCCAATTTTAATCATGATTGGCTTGCTTGGGGTTGGAGGATACGGCATATCTACTGTAGGGACACAATTCCTGCCTGCAACGGACGAAGGTTTCTTCAGTATCCGTGTCAACCTTGAAAATGGAACGGCCATCGAAGAAACTGAACGGGTAGTAGCAGCCATTGAAGAGGAACTTCGTCAGGAGGAATCCATCGATGTATATGTCAGCCAGATCGGACAAACACAACAAGGTTCATTTGACGGAGGTGCTGACGGTTCGATTGCAGATATTTCTGTGAAAATGGTTCCTTTAGGTGAACGTGACCTGTCAGTATTCCAGCTCATTGAAAATATTACAGATGACATTGAGGATGCTGCACTGGCTGTAAATGAAACAGCTGAAGTATCTGCATCATTGCAGACTGCTACCGGAACTTCACCGCAGACACTGTCATTTGATGTGCGTGATACGGATGAAAGCCGCCTCGATGAATCAGTGGCACGCATAGAGGAAGCATTGCTCGAAATGGATGCGATTACCGAAGTCGAAACGGACCTTGAAGATACGGTTGAAGAAGTACAGCTTGAAATCAACCGTGATGAAGCAAGAGAGTATGGATTTGTACCTGCTCAAATCGCTCAGGAAGTAAATGCTGTTACGAGAGGAACACTTGCTACGCAGATTATTACAGACGACTCACAGGTTTACAGTGTTTTTATTCAGTATGAGGAAGAAATAGCGAATACGCTTGAAGGACTTGAGCAGCTGGCGCTCCGTGCACCGAGCGGTCAGTTTGTTGAACTGCAGGAGCTGGCTGATATTACGATTGCAGAAGGACCAGTGTCCATTCAGCGTATTGATCAGCAGTCAGCAGTTGGATTTACGGCAACCTATACCTCTGCTACAAACCTTGGTGCTATTTCAACTGAAGTGGATGAGGTCATTGCTGATCTTGATCTGCCTGAAGAAACGGAAGTAGTATTTGGAGGAGACCGTGAGTTACTTGAGGATTCCATTAACGATATGCTTTTAGCCGTTGTGCTGGCGATCGTTCTTGTTTATTTTGTGATGGCTGCACAGTTTGAATCCTTCAAATATCCATTTGTTATCATGTTTACAGTGCCGCTATCCGTTATTGGCGTTGCGATTGCCCTGTTTGTCACACAGACTCCGGTGAGCGTAACCGCGATTATCGGTTTACTTGTTCTGTCAGGTATTGTTGTTAATAATGGGATTGTTCTTGTTGATTACATTAATCAGCGAAAAGCTTCAGGAATGAGCAGTTATGACGCCATTGTCACCTCAGTACGCGACCGTGCAAGACCGATTCTGATGACTGCACTGACAACGATTCTAGGTCTGGTACCACTGGCTGCAGGAATCGGTGAAGGGACCGAGATAAACCAGCCGATGGCGATTACAGTTATTGGCGGTTTAATCAGCTCAACGTTCCTGACACTGTATATCGTTCCGATTGTATACAGTTTTGTAGATAAAGAAACAAGAAGAATGAATAAAAAGAATAAAACTGCACCAAATACAACGACTGAATAA
- a CDS encoding DUF4397 domain-containing protein encodes MKKLLGSLLAAVMMMAMMGGAALADNHEGGEGWVRILHASPDAPAVDVYVNGEAVVEGAAFKDYTDYLALPAGDHEVEIFPAGDTETAVISETLTVESGMYYTASAIGTLDSISLNVTQDDLTIGEGMTKVRAGHFSPDAPAVDVGLIGGDAVFSGAEFPAVTDFAELEAGSYDLEVRTPEGDQVLDLSGTQLEAGMAYSVYAVNTLDSIEALVLTAPAANAMPSEMPETGMGGMAAEENNSFMLYAAAAALMGGAVIVFAVRRRAHNN; translated from the coding sequence GTGAAGAAATTGTTAGGCTCATTGTTAGCGGCTGTCATGATGATGGCTATGATGGGAGGCGCAGCTCTTGCTGACAACCATGAAGGTGGAGAAGGTTGGGTTAGAATCCTTCACGCATCTCCAGACGCACCGGCTGTTGACGTCTATGTAAATGGTGAAGCAGTAGTTGAAGGCGCGGCATTCAAAGATTACACAGATTACTTAGCACTACCTGCTGGTGACCATGAAGTGGAAATCTTCCCGGCAGGCGACACAGAAACGGCTGTTATTTCTGAAACATTAACTGTTGAAAGCGGAATGTACTACACTGCATCTGCAATCGGAACTCTTGACAGCATTTCACTTAACGTAACTCAGGACGATCTGACAATTGGCGAAGGCATGACAAAAGTTCGTGCAGGACACTTCTCACCTGATGCACCTGCAGTTGATGTAGGTCTAATCGGTGGAGACGCTGTATTCAGCGGAGCTGAATTCCCTGCTGTAACTGATTTTGCTGAGCTGGAAGCTGGATCTTATGACCTTGAAGTACGTACTCCAGAAGGTGACCAGGTTCTTGACCTTTCAGGAACTCAGCTTGAAGCTGGAATGGCTTACAGTGTATATGCTGTAAACACACTTGACAGCATTGAAGCATTAGTATTAACTGCACCAGCTGCAAACGCTATGCCATCTGAAATGCCTGAAACAGGTATGGGTGGAATGGCTGCTGAGGAAAACAATTCATTCATGCTATATGCTGCAGCAGCTGCATTAATGGGTGGAGCGGTTATTGTTTTCGCAGTACGCAGACGTGCTCACAATAACTAA